From Paenibacillus graminis, a single genomic window includes:
- a CDS encoding ABC transporter ATP-binding protein, producing MLDLSLNQLNKHFSAKRAVKGISFRLTSGVYGLLGANGAGKTTLMRMICGILNPTSGSIQLNGQDIGRMGERYRDLLGYLPQDFGYYPDFSAEEFLWYIGSLKGLTPSASKGKTRELLRTVALEDVSRKKIRTFSGGMKQRLGIAQAMINDPKILVLDEPTSGLDPKERVRFRNLIADLARDKIVILSTHIVSDIEYIADQILVMKQGELLMHGTVEDLTATMEGFVWVCHIPVREAEEWNARYCVSNLRHEGNLVELRIVSEQKPAGQITSVAPTLEDFYLYHFQDEQDEINNGRK from the coding sequence ATGCTGGATTTGAGCTTGAATCAATTAAACAAACATTTTTCTGCTAAAAGAGCAGTTAAAGGAATATCCTTCCGACTCACTAGTGGTGTGTATGGTTTGCTGGGCGCCAATGGAGCAGGAAAAACGACGCTAATGCGGATGATATGTGGCATTTTAAACCCTACTTCAGGATCAATCCAGTTGAATGGTCAGGACATTGGACGAATGGGAGAGCGGTATCGCGATCTTCTGGGTTATCTGCCTCAGGACTTCGGATACTATCCCGACTTCAGTGCGGAGGAATTTCTTTGGTATATCGGGTCCCTGAAAGGATTAACGCCTTCGGCTTCAAAAGGAAAAACCCGAGAGCTTCTGCGGACGGTTGCCCTGGAAGATGTATCTAGAAAGAAAATACGTACATTTTCTGGTGGGATGAAACAACGTCTTGGAATAGCACAAGCCATGATTAATGACCCCAAAATACTGGTTCTGGATGAGCCAACGTCGGGACTTGATCCAAAGGAAAGAGTGCGTTTTCGCAATCTCATCGCTGATTTGGCCAGAGACAAGATCGTTATCCTCTCAACGCATATTGTTTCGGATATAGAATACATAGCTGATCAGATTCTCGTGATGAAGCAAGGTGAATTATTAATGCATGGTACCGTAGAAGATTTGACGGCAACAATGGAAGGGTTTGTATGGGTGTGCCATATTCCTGTCCGTGAAGCTGAAGAATGGAACGCTCGATATTGTGTGAGCAATCTTAGGCACGAAGGAAATCTGGTTGAATTGAGGATTGTGTCTGAGCAAAAACCTGCTGGACAAATAACATCAGTAGCACCTACGTTAGAAGACTTTTATTTATATCATTTTCAGGATGAACAGGACGAAATCAACAATGGAAGAAAATAG
- a CDS encoding ABC transporter ATP-binding protein, with amino-acid sequence MIQKLKSVIQNLLVFLKTIILLWKTSRGTFLFILLVDTSIGLTIPGKLWVWKEFIDAAAEILSVPSTSFKKMFFWLSIHFSLVLFSSVLGRVSNFVQNVFSSNLNKTITEKISEKTMELEMKDFDNSETYNQIQKSSDQSLNRSISILQTTVNFINNITTFIGIVGILIFLDTSIVLLCLVSSIPMFYISIRILNKWFAVFNERFEQNRFVKHLKTILITNHYIKELKLSSSDRYLTNIILEIMDKYINEDKKIRKRFLFETSLVDVIDNAIMYFIKILVVIICLNSKLTIGSLTMYVTAIDNLKNTVSNILTLLSSAYENCLYMQSIFQLLDTPVEKKDNKREFPIPFQRIEFKSVSFCYPGTEIYALKDINVVLEANHAYSLVGLNGSGKTTFIKLLLNLYQPTEGEILVDGININEFNRSSLFENVTAVFQDFIQYPFDVKTNIGIGNLENIDNIDRIISAAISSGANDFIINLPNQYDTKLKKEWSGSVDLSLGQWQKLAITRALMKPSAVLILDEPTASLDVIAEHEIFMKFQEMRCSRLCIMVTHRFVNTRQVDNIIVLESGKMIEFGNHNELIQLKGVYARLYQMQANSYDNVNNSDFREKVTI; translated from the coding sequence TTGATACAAAAATTAAAAAGTGTTATACAAAATCTTCTGGTTTTTTTAAAAACCATTATTTTACTTTGGAAGACTAGTCGGGGAACGTTTCTTTTCATTCTTCTTGTTGATACCTCAATCGGCCTTACAATACCTGGTAAGTTGTGGGTCTGGAAAGAATTTATTGATGCTGCAGCTGAAATTTTGTCTGTTCCTTCAACTTCTTTTAAAAAGATGTTTTTTTGGTTGTCCATTCACTTCTCTTTAGTATTGTTTAGCTCTGTTTTGGGGAGAGTTTCTAATTTTGTACAGAATGTTTTTTCATCCAATTTGAATAAGACAATAACTGAAAAAATTTCTGAGAAAACAATGGAATTAGAAATGAAAGATTTCGATAATTCGGAGACATACAATCAAATTCAAAAATCTAGTGACCAATCATTAAACAGAAGTATAAGTATTCTACAAACGACAGTGAATTTTATAAATAATATAACCACTTTCATTGGGATTGTGGGAATTCTTATCTTTCTTGATACTTCTATTGTGTTGCTTTGCTTAGTTTCTTCGATTCCTATGTTTTACATTAGTATTAGAATACTCAATAAATGGTTTGCTGTGTTCAATGAAAGGTTTGAACAGAATCGATTTGTTAAACACTTAAAAACCATTCTCATTACTAATCATTATATAAAAGAATTGAAATTATCTAGTTCAGATCGATATCTAACAAATATAATCCTTGAGATTATGGATAAGTACATAAACGAAGATAAAAAAATAAGAAAGCGTTTTTTATTTGAGACGTCATTGGTCGATGTGATTGATAACGCTATTATGTATTTTATTAAAATACTGGTTGTTATTATTTGCTTAAATAGCAAATTAACGATTGGATCATTAACAATGTATGTAACAGCAATTGATAACTTGAAGAATACAGTCTCGAATATATTAACCCTTTTATCTTCGGCTTATGAGAACTGTTTATATATGCAGAGCATTTTTCAGCTATTAGATACTCCAGTAGAGAAAAAAGACAATAAAAGAGAATTTCCAATTCCATTTCAAAGAATAGAATTTAAGTCTGTTTCATTTTGTTATCCAGGTACAGAAATTTACGCTTTAAAAGACATTAATGTTGTTTTGGAAGCTAATCATGCTTATTCTCTTGTTGGGTTAAATGGTTCTGGTAAAACTACATTCATTAAATTACTTTTGAATTTATATCAGCCAACAGAAGGGGAAATACTTGTTGATGGAATAAACATTAACGAGTTTAATCGTTCAAGCTTGTTTGAAAATGTTACAGCTGTATTTCAAGACTTCATCCAATATCCATTTGATGTCAAAACAAATATAGGAATAGGAAATTTGGAAAATATTGATAATATTGATCGAATTATTAGCGCTGCAATCAGTTCTGGTGCAAATGACTTTATCATCAACCTTCCTAATCAATATGATACTAAGTTGAAAAAAGAATGGTCTGGAAGCGTAGATTTATCCCTAGGTCAATGGCAAAAATTGGCGATTACCCGTGCATTAATGAAGCCCTCTGCTGTATTGATTTTGGATGAGCCTACTGCATCTTTAGATGTCATAGCTGAACATGAGATTTTTATGAAATTCCAAGAAATGAGATGCAGTAGATTATGTATAATGGTAACCCATCGTTTTGTAAATACACGCCAAGTTGATAATATTATTGTTCTAGAGTCAGGAAAAATGATTGAATTCGGCAATCACAACGAATTAATTCAGTTAAAAGGAGTCTATGCTCGTCTATATCAAATGCAGGCGAATTCTTACGATAATGTAAATAATAGTGATTTTCGCGAAAAAGTCACAATATAA
- a CDS encoding ABC transporter permease subunit — protein sequence MDALTRFELQKITRKRSFLAGIMIVILAALFLTNMMVAGTWIINEDGEKLKGLAAISLRKEYDRKHAGPLTVDKVAEAVKRHKKITYDPKNLNANKELTSEAYAKFEVMDEQMDNLLRFTFSPVKEYDYHVIEKLNSSSAQTFYQKRIEKIIDYLNYDYSYGNYSVNEKDFFIEMNKSIPVPFQMDYVTGWQKVFQSLRSFFLIISFVIAISLAPVFASEYQSGTDSVILSTRYGRNKIITAKFKASFIVTCGVTCIAIGTYTLLLLGSFGFYGADASVQMIDLLSPVPYTVFQTYLWVVFIGILACMLVGAVTLWLSSWMNSPFPVIIAMGIFLIGPLFIPASKSSLLFNQLMDLLPGNMFDGFKKVTGYGIIHVFGQIIPQYKFTIGFAIISIALLLPLTYHKFRKHQVT from the coding sequence TTGGATGCGTTAACCCGGTTTGAACTCCAGAAAATAACGAGGAAAAGATCATTTCTTGCAGGGATTATGATCGTTATACTGGCAGCTCTATTCTTGACTAATATGATGGTTGCGGGAACATGGATAATTAATGAAGATGGTGAGAAACTAAAAGGTTTAGCCGCTATTTCATTAAGAAAAGAATATGATCGCAAGCATGCAGGTCCATTAACCGTAGACAAAGTTGCAGAAGCAGTTAAGCGACACAAAAAAATAACATATGATCCTAAAAATCTGAACGCAAATAAAGAACTGACCAGTGAGGCATATGCAAAATTTGAAGTAATGGACGAACAGATGGACAACTTACTCAGGTTTACATTTTCTCCAGTAAAAGAATATGATTATCATGTAATAGAAAAGTTAAATTCATCATCTGCCCAAACATTCTATCAAAAACGAATCGAAAAGATTATTGATTATTTAAATTACGATTATTCCTATGGTAACTATTCTGTGAATGAAAAGGATTTTTTTATAGAAATGAATAAGAGTATTCCTGTTCCTTTTCAAATGGATTATGTGACCGGCTGGCAGAAGGTGTTTCAGTCACTTAGAAGCTTTTTTCTAATTATTTCATTTGTCATCGCAATAAGTCTTGCTCCTGTATTTGCGAGTGAATATCAGAGTGGAACAGACTCTGTGATTTTATCTACCCGATATGGCCGGAATAAGATCATTACAGCAAAATTCAAAGCCAGTTTTATTGTTACATGTGGAGTTACCTGCATTGCAATCGGAACATATACCCTTTTACTTCTTGGCTCATTTGGGTTTTATGGAGCAGATGCCAGTGTACAGATGATAGATCTATTGTCTCCTGTACCCTACACGGTGTTCCAAACGTACTTATGGGTGGTTTTTATTGGAATTCTTGCTTGCATGCTTGTAGGGGCTGTAACATTGTGGTTATCCAGTTGGATGAATAGCCCATTCCCAGTTATTATAGCGATGGGAATATTTTTGATCGGGCCACTGTTTATCCCTGCCAGCAAAAGTAGCCTATTGTTTAATCAACTGATGGATTTATTGCCTGGAAATATGTTTGATGGGTTTAAAAAAGTAACAGGATATGGTATTATCCATGTCTTTGGACAAATCATTCCCCAATATAAGTTCACGATAGGTTTTGCAATAATAAGCATCGCTTTATTATTGCCACTTACTTATCACAAATTCAGAAAACATCAGGTTACTTAA
- a CDS encoding WG repeat-containing protein has translation MLRIKLNELIKSWDNGLVQTEVWRWDGIGWNECIPQQEEDFIRADEELFVTIPAVAGLYRVDYSRKPLEPLFVLPEVEESALRAELLHPAPFKLKEGTLWGYINNEGKTAIEPRYDYAEEFQANGLAIVQRKDKSGLIDSTGRERVKPLYSFIAPFSEGRAVVSDAKGYTLIDEKGKEVTSARADYLNSLQEGRALFSKQSTAGNSRYGYWDAQGKEVLPAVYEDAGDFMDGVALVKIKDGEYALIDPQGAVLHTYNYPFVGYPGDGLLAFQAEENGKYGYLRTDGTIAIQPQFTAALPFSGGRAVVNTASDYGNAYGLIDKQGKQIIPATYYEVLQLGEDRVALGTPLIASQPYRGSRYAIADAVTGRILSSHPLLGVNNYQNGLASVYDAQNTYFIDKSGKKAAQPPVIPGSGTLSFSGSLIRADVDQRISYYDRRGKQVWRHNGVIPLRPPYSVLEKKYKPNRDYLVYYPVVEGIAITDVSREVNDKLRSLSLAEGAGTGAQDFSYTGDFAVSFFRKVLLVLELSGYRFPFGAAHGMPTRIYTHINLKNGRFYRLGDLFKPGSKYVQKLSDIVGKQIANDPRYDYVFPDTYKGITADQPFYVDEEALYLYFAPYEIAPYAAGFPTFRIPYAEIMGLISTEGEFWQSFH, from the coding sequence ATGCTGAGGATCAAATTAAATGAGCTGATCAAAAGCTGGGATAACGGCCTCGTGCAGACAGAGGTGTGGCGTTGGGATGGAATCGGCTGGAACGAGTGCATTCCCCAGCAGGAAGAGGATTTTATCCGGGCGGATGAAGAGTTGTTCGTAACGATCCCTGCGGTGGCGGGCTTATACCGGGTGGATTACTCCCGGAAACCGCTCGAACCGCTGTTTGTTCTCCCTGAGGTGGAGGAGAGTGCGCTGAGGGCTGAACTGCTGCACCCGGCGCCTTTTAAGCTGAAAGAGGGTACGCTTTGGGGTTATATCAACAATGAGGGCAAGACTGCCATCGAGCCCCGGTACGATTATGCCGAGGAATTTCAGGCGAACGGGCTGGCTATTGTGCAGCGTAAGGACAAAAGCGGACTGATTGACAGTACCGGCCGGGAAAGAGTGAAACCACTCTATTCCTTTATTGCCCCTTTTTCTGAAGGCAGAGCTGTAGTATCGGATGCGAAAGGCTACACACTGATTGATGAGAAGGGCAAAGAAGTCACTTCGGCGCGCGCGGATTATTTGAATTCACTCCAGGAAGGCCGGGCATTGTTCTCCAAACAGAGCACTGCCGGCAATTCGCGTTACGGTTATTGGGATGCGCAAGGTAAAGAGGTGCTGCCAGCCGTTTATGAGGATGCCGGTGATTTCATGGATGGGGTTGCACTGGTTAAGATCAAAGACGGTGAGTATGCGCTGATCGATCCGCAGGGGGCCGTATTGCACACGTACAATTATCCTTTTGTCGGCTACCCGGGAGACGGCTTGCTCGCCTTTCAGGCGGAGGAAAACGGCAAATACGGCTATCTCCGCACAGATGGCACTATAGCGATACAACCGCAGTTTACGGCTGCGCTGCCTTTTTCCGGAGGAAGAGCGGTGGTTAATACAGCATCAGACTATGGCAATGCCTACGGGCTTATTGATAAGCAGGGCAAACAGATCATCCCGGCCACCTATTATGAAGTGCTGCAGCTTGGCGAAGACCGGGTTGCACTTGGAACCCCTTTGATTGCATCCCAGCCTTACCGGGGATCACGCTACGCTATTGCAGACGCGGTGACAGGGAGAATCCTCAGCAGCCATCCTCTGCTCGGCGTGAACAATTACCAGAACGGCCTGGCGTCGGTATACGATGCCCAGAATACTTATTTTATCGATAAAAGCGGCAAAAAGGCTGCCCAACCTCCGGTCATCCCCGGCTCCGGCACACTCTCCTTCAGCGGCAGTCTGATCCGGGCAGATGTAGACCAGAGGATCTCTTATTATGACCGGAGAGGCAAACAGGTATGGAGGCACAACGGTGTGATACCGCTCCGGCCGCCTTATTCTGTGCTGGAGAAAAAATATAAGCCGAACAGAGACTACCTGGTGTACTATCCGGTGGTGGAAGGCATCGCCATTACGGATGTGTCCAGAGAAGTGAATGATAAGCTGCGGAGTCTTTCTCTGGCCGAAGGTGCGGGAACGGGAGCGCAAGACTTCAGTTATACCGGCGATTTCGCCGTATCCTTCTTCCGGAAGGTTTTGCTGGTCCTGGAGCTTAGCGGATACCGTTTCCCGTTCGGAGCGGCCCATGGCATGCCTACCCGGATCTATACGCATATCAATCTGAAGAACGGCAGGTTTTACCGGCTCGGTGACTTGTTCAAGCCGGGCAGCAAATATGTGCAAAAGCTCAGTGATATCGTCGGCAAGCAGATTGCGAACGATCCCCGGTATGATTATGTTTTTCCGGACACTTATAAAGGCATTACTGCTGATCAGCCGTTTTACGTGGATGAAGAGGCGCTTTACCTGTATTTTGCCCCGTATGAAATCGCGCCGTATGCCGCCGGGTTTCCGACCTTCCGTATTCCCTATGCGGAGATCATGGGCCTGATCTCAACTGAAGGTGAATTCTGGCAGTCTTTTCATTAG
- a CDS encoding RNA polymerase sigma factor yields the protein MDEREWIRRIQEGETKYLTPLIERHYSGIQKYCYYRVRSEEESKDLTQETFLRFCRYIEKYTNSGKCRAYLYTIARHLCNDYLRKWTPLPWEHAEEASDLAALQRGNSVEEQVEREQLIGELLQLLPEEQREAIFMRFCLDLTFRDIAQISGINVCVVQYRVRRGLLVLRRHLERSDSFAQETRNHPWFNEKLPFVSH from the coding sequence GTGGATGAACGGGAATGGATTCGACGTATACAAGAAGGAGAAACAAAATACCTGACTCCATTGATTGAACGGCATTATAGCGGAATTCAGAAGTATTGTTACTATCGGGTTAGAAGTGAAGAAGAGTCCAAGGATTTGACTCAGGAGACATTTTTGCGTTTTTGCAGATATATTGAAAAATATACAAATTCAGGGAAGTGTCGTGCGTACTTGTATACCATTGCCCGTCACCTGTGCAATGACTACTTACGGAAATGGACTCCACTGCCTTGGGAGCACGCTGAAGAAGCCTCAGACCTAGCGGCATTGCAGCGAGGAAACTCTGTCGAAGAGCAAGTAGAAAGAGAACAATTGATAGGTGAACTGCTGCAATTGCTGCCTGAAGAGCAGCGTGAAGCAATTTTTATGAGGTTTTGTCTGGATTTAACCTTTCGAGATATTGCTCAGATTTCTGGGATAAATGTATGTGTGGTGCAATACCGGGTTAGACGCGGATTATTGGTCTTGAGACGTCACTTAGAAAGGAGCGATTCGTTTGCCCAAGAAACAAGAAATCATCCTTGGTTCAATGAAAAACTTCCATTCGTCTCCCATTGA
- a CDS encoding insulinase family protein, which translates to MYPQLSRFSDGKLLIVNDDCEETMVVVCVQAGCGQEPLGKNGVAHLVEHICLAYENYISSNYEHTYKNIKFCSTGYTNYGQTVLMFTFQSHLENIYIFSRLLRTIMDADIVTEDTFKLSQTEILDECMTKKSQWEWQREIITYITNNQVQNLPVGSEDEIKKLHFNDVISYIKDFYNMDNIGIVFFTNILSQDIIPIIKPEKRRNTKNKYFNFQIKKISRNIINKNDELSLLQLNHPFKLKTVEIYFHKPYISVNLKRKLTRMLFEIISKNCIEKYIEKTEYCNYLNNLSVSDKYVSDYFYFAVFSMEFSFVDDKITLLANGIVNHLKKANLTERVLVESKKRIIPFLNEYYKSSREQLFQNISSHFFYGEPIHITREHYRDIEEIMDEISIGDILNYRNWILEESAKIVIST; encoded by the coding sequence ATGTATCCTCAATTATCTCGCTTTAGTGATGGGAAATTACTTATCGTTAATGATGATTGTGAAGAAACTATGGTAGTTGTATGTGTTCAAGCTGGTTGTGGACAAGAGCCACTCGGGAAAAATGGAGTAGCGCACTTAGTAGAACACATATGTTTAGCTTATGAGAATTACATTTCTTCTAATTACGAACATACCTATAAAAATATTAAATTTTGTTCTACTGGATATACAAATTACGGACAAACTGTTTTGATGTTTACCTTTCAGTCGCATCTAGAGAATATTTATATATTTAGTCGACTTTTGAGGACTATTATGGATGCTGATATCGTAACTGAGGATACTTTTAAATTGTCTCAAACAGAAATCCTTGATGAATGTATGACGAAAAAATCTCAGTGGGAATGGCAACGAGAAATTATAACATATATTACAAATAATCAAGTGCAGAACCTTCCAGTTGGGAGTGAAGACGAAATTAAAAAACTGCATTTTAATGATGTAATATCATACATTAAAGATTTTTATAATATGGATAATATAGGGATTGTATTTTTTACTAATATTCTATCACAAGATATTATTCCTATTATTAAACCTGAAAAAAGAAGAAACACCAAAAATAAATACTTCAATTTTCAAATTAAAAAGATTTCGCGAAATATAATAAATAAAAACGATGAATTATCCTTACTACAACTTAATCATCCTTTTAAGCTAAAAACAGTAGAAATATATTTTCATAAACCATATATTTCAGTGAATTTGAAAAGAAAGTTGACTAGAATGTTATTTGAAATTATATCTAAAAATTGTATCGAAAAATATATAGAAAAAACTGAATATTGTAATTATTTAAATAATCTATCTGTTTCGGATAAGTATGTAAGTGATTATTTTTACTTTGCTGTTTTCAGCATGGAATTCTCTTTTGTTGATGATAAAATCACTCTTTTGGCTAATGGTATTGTTAATCACTTGAAAAAAGCTAACTTGACAGAACGAGTCTTAGTTGAGTCGAAAAAAAGAATCATTCCATTTTTAAATGAGTACTACAAATCAAGCAGAGAACAACTATTTCAGAATATATCCTCCCACTTTTTTTACGGTGAGCCGATTCATATTACTAGAGAGCACTATAGGGATATAGAGGAAATAATGGATGAAATAAGTATTGGAGACATTCTCAACTATAGAAATTGGATTCTAGAAGAATCTGCAAAAATAGTAATTTCGACTTAA
- a CDS encoding CAP domain-containing protein, whose translation MKSKTLRAMLGGSVAAVMALSISLPLQANAASEIQTVTLKTDNFAQFMEYLQQYSTNGFSFEGSTVTITKPVTTRPAAAVPTATAKPVATPAPTAKPVATPAPTVKPAAPVATAKPAAIPAAPAVSDATGTAAFTQQIVTLVNKERAAAGLSPVSALASLNKVAAAKATDMRANNYFSHTSPTYGSPFDMMSAFGVTYQYAGENIAMGQRTPQEVMTAWMNSAGHRANILSANFNYIGVGFDNNYWVQEFIGK comes from the coding sequence ATGAAGAGCAAGACTTTAAGAGCGATGTTAGGGGGAAGTGTAGCAGCTGTTATGGCGCTTAGCATTTCTCTTCCATTACAGGCAAATGCAGCATCCGAAATTCAGACCGTGACCCTGAAGACTGACAACTTTGCACAGTTTATGGAATATCTACAACAATACAGCACTAATGGATTTTCGTTTGAGGGTTCCACTGTAACCATTACCAAGCCAGTCACTACCAGACCGGCGGCTGCAGTCCCAACAGCTACAGCCAAACCAGTGGCGACACCAGCGCCAACAGCCAAGCCAGTGGCAACACCAGCGCCGACAGTTAAGCCTGCAGCGCCAGTCGCAACAGCTAAGCCTGCAGCAATTCCTGCAGCTCCGGCAGTTTCGGATGCCACAGGAACCGCTGCCTTTACCCAGCAGATTGTAACGCTGGTCAACAAGGAACGCGCCGCAGCCGGACTTTCGCCTGTGTCCGCTTTGGCCAGCCTGAACAAAGTTGCGGCAGCGAAAGCCACTGACATGCGTGCGAATAATTATTTCTCCCATACCTCCCCTACGTATGGATCACCTTTTGACATGATGTCTGCGTTTGGAGTTACTTACCAGTATGCTGGTGAGAACATCGCCATGGGGCAGCGGACACCTCAGGAAGTTATGACCGCCTGGATGAACAGCGCAGGACACCGGGCCAACATCTTAAGTGCCAATTTCAATTATATCGGTGTCGGTTTTGATAACAATTATTGGGTTCAGGAATTCATCGGAAAGTAA
- a CDS encoding ABC transporter permease subunit: MDTLTRFELKKIIRRKSFYASILIVVCTAIFLSVVLITNARITGKDGQFLHGIPAIHLEQNYNRELAGLLTVDKLKNTIERHQSLMRDPKNLDGNGEMTIEANGTFDVKDYQIHSLISYAFSPIGGYDFYIIDKMSPSDVNEFYQKRLGKVQEYLNTEYSYGDYTQEEKAYFKKMNEDISIPFQLDYVTGWKNVFENLPNLFLIISFVIAACLAPVFANEYQRRTDSIILSTRYGRNKLIIAKLKASFLVSAGFIILGLAIYTLLLLGIFGFDGGNASVQIIDFFAPVSFTVFQTYLWAIFIGSTASLLIGAVTLWLSSRLSSSFPVMVTMGIVLIGPLLIPESKSSRFLNYAMDLLPANMFDAFNKITDYKLFHFFGRLIPEYQVLAIFPILVIVVVLPFAYWAFKTHQVF, translated from the coding sequence ATGGATACGCTCACCCGGTTTGAGTTGAAAAAAATTATAAGAAGGAAATCTTTTTATGCAAGCATACTGATTGTTGTATGTACGGCAATATTCTTATCTGTTGTCCTGATTACAAACGCTCGGATAACAGGCAAAGACGGGCAATTTTTACATGGCATACCCGCTATTCATTTGGAACAAAATTACAACCGAGAACTTGCTGGCCTATTAACTGTTGATAAATTGAAGAATACAATTGAACGGCATCAAAGTTTGATGAGAGATCCTAAAAACCTTGATGGCAACGGAGAAATGACAATTGAGGCAAATGGAACATTTGATGTGAAGGATTATCAAATTCATTCTTTAATCTCGTATGCTTTTTCTCCTATAGGTGGATATGATTTTTATATTATAGATAAAATGAGCCCAAGTGATGTAAATGAGTTTTATCAAAAACGGTTAGGTAAAGTTCAGGAGTATTTGAATACGGAGTATTCTTATGGTGACTACACGCAAGAAGAAAAAGCATATTTTAAGAAAATGAATGAGGACATTTCCATCCCATTCCAATTGGATTATGTTACTGGCTGGAAAAATGTATTTGAGAATTTACCCAATCTTTTTTTAATCATTTCATTCGTTATTGCAGCTTGTCTTGCCCCTGTGTTTGCCAACGAGTATCAGAGACGGACAGACTCCATCATTTTATCCACGAGATATGGCCGTAATAAGCTCATAATCGCAAAACTAAAAGCTAGCTTTCTGGTGTCAGCAGGATTTATTATATTGGGTCTTGCCATATATACATTGCTGCTGCTAGGAATATTCGGTTTTGATGGCGGCAATGCAAGTGTACAAATTATTGATTTTTTTGCCCCTGTTTCTTTCACAGTATTCCAAACTTACCTATGGGCTATCTTCATAGGAAGTACGGCTAGTTTGCTCATAGGGGCAGTTACGCTGTGGCTGTCTAGTAGGTTGAGTAGTTCATTTCCTGTTATGGTTACAATGGGAATAGTTCTTATTGGTCCTCTATTGATTCCTGAGAGTAAAAGTAGCCGGTTTTTAAATTATGCAATGGATTTACTGCCTGCGAATATGTTTGACGCATTTAATAAAATTACAGATTATAAATTGTTTCATTTTTTTGGAAGACTTATTCCCGAATACCAGGTATTAGCAATTTTTCCTATATTAGTTATAGTTGTAGTCCTACCATTTGCTTATTGGGCGTTTAAAACGCATCAAGTTTTTTAA